One genomic region from Bradyrhizobium icense encodes:
- the araD gene encoding L-arabinonate dehydratase gives MSNKKNPADLRSARWFAPDDLRAFGHRSRAMQMGYAPEEWRGRPVIAILNTWSDAQPCHMHFKSRVDDVKRGILMAGGFPMELPALSLSESFLKPTTMLYRNMLAMDAEELLRGHPVDGVVLMGGCDKTTPGLLLGATSMNLPTIYLPAGPMLRGNWKGKTLGSGSDAWKYWDERRAGKISDKDWVDVEAGIARSYGTCMTMGTASTMTAIAESIGMTLPGASSIPAADAGHIRMASGCGRRIVEMVWEDLTPDKIQTRKAFENAITVAMAMGCSTNAIIHLIAQARRAGQDIGLDDFEKASRKVPVIANVRPSGDEYLMEDFFYAGGLPGLMSRIKQHLHLDAMTVTGQTLGDNIARAEVYNDDVIRTIEHPIYKEGALAVLKGNLAPDGCVIKPSACEPRFLKHTGPALVFDDYPSMKKAIDDPELDVTADHVLILRNAGPQGGPGMPEWGMLPIPTKLVKQGVRDMVRLSDARMSGTSYGACILHVSPESWIGGPLALVRNGDKITLDVSARTINLDVPEAELAMRRAEWKAPEPRYERGYGWMFTRHIKQANEGCDFDFLETGFGAPVGEPPIY, from the coding sequence ATGAGCAACAAGAAGAACCCCGCCGACCTCCGCAGCGCGCGCTGGTTCGCGCCCGACGACCTCCGCGCCTTCGGCCACCGCTCGCGCGCCATGCAGATGGGCTACGCGCCGGAGGAATGGAGGGGCCGGCCGGTGATCGCGATCCTCAACACCTGGTCGGACGCGCAGCCCTGCCACATGCATTTCAAGAGCCGCGTCGACGACGTCAAGCGTGGCATCCTGATGGCCGGCGGATTCCCGATGGAACTGCCGGCGCTGTCGCTGTCGGAATCGTTTTTGAAGCCGACCACCATGCTCTACCGCAACATGCTGGCGATGGATGCCGAGGAATTGCTGCGCGGCCATCCCGTCGATGGCGTCGTGTTGATGGGCGGCTGCGACAAGACCACGCCGGGGCTTTTGCTCGGCGCCACCAGCATGAACCTGCCGACGATCTATCTGCCGGCGGGGCCGATGCTGCGCGGCAACTGGAAGGGCAAGACGCTGGGCTCTGGCTCCGACGCCTGGAAGTACTGGGACGAGCGCCGTGCCGGAAAGATCTCCGACAAGGACTGGGTCGACGTCGAGGCCGGCATCGCCCGCAGCTACGGCACCTGCATGACCATGGGCACCGCCTCGACCATGACGGCGATTGCGGAATCGATCGGCATGACGCTGCCGGGCGCGTCCTCGATTCCCGCAGCCGACGCCGGTCACATTCGCATGGCTTCCGGATGCGGCCGCCGCATCGTCGAGATGGTGTGGGAGGATCTGACGCCGGACAAGATCCAGACCCGAAAGGCGTTCGAGAATGCGATCACGGTCGCGATGGCGATGGGCTGCTCGACCAACGCGATCATCCATCTGATCGCGCAGGCGCGCCGCGCCGGCCAGGATATCGGGCTCGACGATTTCGAGAAGGCCAGCCGCAAGGTGCCGGTGATCGCCAACGTGCGGCCGAGCGGCGACGAATATCTGATGGAGGATTTCTTCTATGCCGGCGGCCTGCCGGGCCTGATGAGCCGCATCAAGCAGCATCTGCATCTCGACGCCATGACCGTTACCGGCCAGACGCTCGGCGACAACATCGCGCGGGCCGAAGTCTACAATGACGACGTTATCCGCACGATCGAGCACCCGATCTACAAGGAGGGCGCACTGGCCGTGCTCAAGGGCAATCTCGCGCCCGACGGCTGCGTGATCAAGCCGAGCGCCTGCGAGCCGCGCTTCCTCAAGCACACCGGGCCGGCGCTCGTGTTCGACGATTATCCCTCGATGAAGAAGGCGATCGACGATCCCGAGCTCGACGTCACGGCCGATCACGTGCTGATCCTGCGCAACGCCGGACCGCAGGGCGGGCCGGGCATGCCGGAATGGGGCATGCTGCCGATTCCGACAAAACTGGTGAAGCAGGGCGTGCGCGACATGGTGCGGCTGTCGGACGCGCGCATGAGCGGCACCAGCTATGGCGCCTGCATCCTGCATGTCTCGCCGGAATCCTGGATCGGCGGCCCGCTGGCGCTCGTGCGCAATGGCGACAAGATCACGCTCGACGTCAGCGCCCGCACCATCAACCTCGATGTGCCGGAGGCGGAGCTGGCAATGCGCCGCGCCGAATGGAAGGCGCCGGAGCCGCGTTACGAGCGCGGCTATGGCTGGATGTTCACCCGCCACATCAAGCAGGCCAATGAGGGCTGCGACTTCGATTTTCTGGAGACGGGTTTTGGGGCGCCGGTCGGTGAGCCGCCGATTTACTGA
- a CDS encoding S9 family peptidase, whose amino-acid sequence MTQATAKKPSQTAPFAPRRPHTFTTHGITVQDDYAWLKDPNWQEVLRDPSILDADIRKYLEAENDYTESLLGHTAVLQKKLVAEMRGRIKEDDSSVPSPDGPFAYLRKFREGGQHEMFGRTPRDGGDVKIVLDGDALAKNHEYFKFGSARHSPDHKLHAWSADTKGSEYFSIRVRDWATGTDRDDVVEETDGGIVWSKDCQSFFYVKLDDNHRPMQVWRHKLGTKQADDTLVYEEKDSGWFTHLHESSSGRFCVIAGGDHETSEQRLIDLANPEASPRLVAAREEGVQYSIADRGDELFILTNADDAIDFKVVTAPLASPERANWRDLIPYREGVYVLDVELYAGHMVRLERANALPAIIIRDLANGEEHAIAFDEAAYSLDTMGSYEFETTNLRFSYSSMTTPSEVYDYDMARRTRVLRKRQEIPSGHDPAHYVTTRIMATSHDGALVPVSILHRKDLVRDGTAPLLLYGYGSYGMAMPASFSTNRLSLVNRGFVYAIAHIRGGADKGWGWYLDGKREKKTNSFDDFAAAGRALIEAKYTSAKRIVGHGGSAGGMLMGAVANRAGELFAGIVAEVPFVDVLNTMLDDTLPLTPPEWPEWGNPIESEKDFRTILSYSPYDNIAAKEYPAVLAMGGLTDPRVTYWEPAKWIARLRATMSGGGPVLLRTNMGAGHGGASGRFNRLDEVAIAYAFALWAVGLAEKAEA is encoded by the coding sequence GTGACACAAGCAACTGCCAAGAAGCCTTCACAGACCGCCCCCTTCGCACCACGTCGTCCCCACACCTTCACAACGCACGGCATCACCGTGCAGGACGATTATGCATGGCTGAAGGATCCGAATTGGCAGGAGGTGCTGCGCGATCCCTCGATCCTCGATGCAGACATCCGAAAATATCTGGAAGCGGAAAACGACTACACCGAGAGCCTGCTCGGCCACACCGCCGTCCTGCAGAAGAAGCTTGTCGCGGAAATGCGCGGACGGATCAAGGAGGACGACTCCAGCGTGCCCTCGCCGGACGGCCCGTTCGCCTACTTGCGAAAGTTTCGCGAAGGCGGGCAGCATGAAATGTTCGGCCGCACGCCGCGCGATGGCGGCGATGTCAAGATCGTGCTCGATGGCGACGCCCTCGCCAAGAACCATGAGTATTTCAAGTTCGGCAGCGCGCGGCATTCGCCCGACCACAAGCTGCACGCATGGAGCGCCGATACCAAGGGCTCGGAGTACTTTTCGATCCGCGTGCGCGACTGGGCCACGGGCACCGATCGCGACGACGTCGTCGAGGAAACCGACGGTGGCATCGTCTGGAGCAAGGACTGTCAAAGCTTCTTCTATGTGAAGCTCGACGACAACCACCGCCCGATGCAGGTTTGGCGTCATAAGCTCGGCACCAAGCAGGCCGACGATACGCTGGTCTATGAAGAAAAGGATTCCGGCTGGTTCACCCATCTGCACGAGAGTTCTTCCGGGCGGTTCTGCGTGATTGCCGGCGGCGATCACGAAACCTCCGAGCAACGGCTGATCGATCTCGCCAATCCCGAGGCGTCACCGCGGCTGGTCGCGGCACGCGAAGAAGGCGTGCAGTATTCGATCGCCGACCGCGGCGACGAATTGTTCATTCTCACCAATGCGGATGACGCGATCGATTTCAAGGTCGTCACCGCGCCGCTCGCCTCGCCCGAACGCGCCAACTGGCGTGACCTGATTCCATATCGCGAGGGCGTGTATGTGCTCGATGTCGAACTCTACGCCGGCCACATGGTGCGGCTGGAGCGCGCCAATGCGCTGCCCGCGATCATCATCCGCGATCTGGCTAACGGCGAAGAGCACGCCATCGCCTTCGACGAGGCGGCGTATTCGCTGGACACCATGGGCAGCTACGAATTCGAAACCACCAATCTGCGGTTTTCCTATTCGTCGATGACGACGCCGTCGGAAGTCTATGACTACGACATGGCCAGGCGAACGCGCGTCTTGCGCAAGCGGCAGGAGATTCCGTCCGGGCATGACCCGGCCCACTATGTCACCACGCGGATCATGGCGACGTCGCATGATGGCGCTTTGGTGCCGGTCTCGATCCTGCACCGCAAGGACCTCGTGCGCGATGGCACCGCGCCGCTCTTGCTCTACGGCTACGGCTCCTACGGCATGGCAATGCCGGCCTCGTTCTCCACCAACCGGCTGTCGCTGGTCAATCGCGGTTTCGTCTATGCGATCGCGCATATCCGCGGCGGCGCGGACAAGGGCTGGGGCTGGTATCTCGACGGCAAGCGCGAGAAGAAGACCAATTCGTTCGATGATTTCGCCGCCGCAGGCCGCGCCTTGATCGAGGCAAAATACACCAGCGCCAAACGCATCGTCGGCCATGGCGGCAGCGCCGGCGGCATGCTGATGGGCGCGGTCGCCAACCGCGCCGGCGAGCTGTTCGCCGGCATTGTCGCCGAAGTGCCGTTCGTCGATGTCTTGAATACGATGCTCGACGATACGCTGCCGCTGACGCCGCCGGAATGGCCGGAATGGGGCAACCCGATCGAAAGCGAAAAGGATTTCCGCACCATCTTGTCGTACTCGCCCTACGACAATATCGCGGCGAAGGAGTATCCCGCTGTGCTCGCGATGGGCGGCCTGACCGATCCGCGCGTTACCTATTGGGAGCCGGCCAAGTGGATCGCACGGTTGCGCGCGACGATGTCGGGCGGCGGCCCGGTGCTGTTGCGCACCAACATGGGCGCCGGCCACGGCGGCGCGTCCGGGCGATTCAACCGGCTCGATGAAGTCGCGATCGCGTACGCGTTTGCGCTGTGGGCAGTGGGGCTGGCGGAGAAGGCGGAGGCGTGA
- a CDS encoding ribonuclease activity regulator RraA, which yields MTKLSDATRNKLKTVSTATVATALFKRGFRIQMIQDVHALGPDQPTLVGEAFTLRYMPAREDLNKIEVFRDRSHPQRKAIEDCPPGAVLVMDSRKDARAASAGAILVTRLMQRGCAGVITDGGFRDSVEIAKLGFPAYHHRPSAPTNLTLHQAIEINVPIGCGDAPVFPGDVILGDADGVIVIPAHLADEIADEAVEMTAFEDFVTEQVGKGCGIFGLYPATDPQTMTDFAEWRKKNGR from the coding sequence ATGACAAAACTGAGCGACGCCACCCGCAACAAACTCAAAACTGTCTCCACCGCCACCGTCGCCACCGCGCTGTTCAAGCGCGGCTTCCGCATCCAGATGATTCAGGACGTGCACGCCTTGGGCCCCGACCAGCCGACACTTGTCGGCGAGGCCTTTACGCTGCGCTACATGCCGGCGCGCGAGGACCTCAACAAGATCGAAGTGTTTCGCGACCGCTCCCATCCGCAGCGCAAGGCGATCGAGGATTGCCCGCCCGGGGCGGTGCTGGTGATGGACAGCCGCAAGGACGCCCGCGCCGCGTCCGCCGGCGCCATCCTCGTGACGCGGCTGATGCAGCGTGGTTGCGCCGGCGTCATCACCGACGGCGGCTTTCGCGATTCCGTGGAGATCGCAAAGCTCGGCTTCCCGGCCTATCACCACCGCCCGAGCGCGCCGACCAACCTCACGCTGCACCAGGCGATCGAAATCAACGTGCCGATCGGCTGCGGCGACGCGCCGGTGTTTCCCGGCGACGTCATCCTCGGCGATGCCGACGGCGTTATCGTGATCCCCGCGCATCTGGCCGACGAGATCGCCGACGAGGCGGTCGAGATGACCGCGTTCGAGGATTTCGTCACCGAGCAGGTCGGCAAGGGTTGCGGCATTTTCGGGCTCTATCCGGCGACCGATCCGCAGACGATGACGGATTTCGCGGAGTGGCGAAAGAAGAACGGGCGGTGA